From the genome of Electrophorus electricus isolate fEleEle1 chromosome 14, fEleEle1.pri, whole genome shotgun sequence:
CCCAGATTCAGAGGTACatctttaatttgtttaattcccaTTAGTTAAATCCATCGAGTCTTTCAGCATTGCATCATAAAACGGTTGACCATCTTTTGTCAGGTCAAATGCTAAGGATGAACTTTCAGAAGTCCCCAGCTATGCATGTACGTCGTGGAAGGGCTCTGGAGAAGTACTGCACTGAGCTTCTGAACTGTGACCCCAGCATCAGTGGTGCGGCAGACGTCATTCAGTTCTTCCTTCCCAAAGAGCAGGAGTTGCAGCCAGAGTTTGTGCAGAACAGGTGTGTTGCActaattttaataacacaactttacaaatgtataatatCACCTATCTGGTAGGCTATAGAGGgttttttgcaatgttttaataCTGTTCTTTCCCATCCCTGGCAGTGTGATGATTTTTCAACCAGAAGCTGTCCCTAATGGCTTGGCCAGTAGAAAGCTAAGCTCTGGGAACGTGACGCAGCCGTATGTCACCCAAACATATCGGTGTGTGGCTCCATATGAGACGAAGGACACTAATAATAGACCATTTAATGTTGCTGTGAATGAAACACTGGATGTTCTCATCAAAGACCAAGCAGGTACACTGTGCATCCTCCCTCCTCATGCTGTAAGGGCCAGTCTGGATAAACTAACACTGAGATAGGGAGAGGCATGTTTCACCTAGTGCAAGAGAAACTGTTCTCCTGCAACAATATTAATTAAGCTATGTAGGTTCCATGATTTCTTATTGCATGTGTACTTCTCTGTTAGGATGGTGGCTGGTGGAAAATGAGTCCAAATGTTTAGCCTGGTTTCCTGCTCCCTTCCTGGAGATATGTGAGgacgaagaagaagatgatgaactGGATAACGCAGCTGCTCAAAGTAAGTTAAGGAGCATGTACTGATTTCTAGTATGTCTGTCTTCTGAGTAGGCGCATGGTGTACATttgctgggggtttttttgtttgtttttttggatgcCGTaaagtttttctcattttttcctttttctttgtccCCTAGCTCCTCTGTACTGTGCTGCAAGGAGCTACACTGCTAAAACAAGAGATGAGTTATCAGTGGCCATTGGCACCATACTGGAGGTGTTGCAGAAGTCTGACAATGGCTGGTGGCTTGCTAGGTAATTTAGTCTTTAGTCTTTATAGATATTATAGCCAGGAAATGAGGACATGTCTAAACCACTGCACCAAAGTGTCACGAGGGTCTGACTATTACACAGATCAGAGATTTATCAGAGACTGGACGATAATACTATAGCAGTGCAACAGAGGATTACAGGACGTAATACTAACACTGTGCTATTGTACTCTAGATTATGTAATTGCTTTCTAATGActcagggttgtttttttcagtgaaatacATGGATTATTTAAGAGCCCTTGCTGTTATGTGGGTGATGCTGAATGACTATTTAATAGTTACTATTTGTAACTGTTCTTTTACAGATACAATGGGAAGACAGGCTATGTGCCCTCCATGCACCTGCGGCCGTACACGGACCCGATGTCCGGCCTGCAAAAGAAGCTCTACTGCTGCACCCTTAACCAGACCCCCACAGCCACCCTGGAGGGTGTCCCTGAGCGTGAGTGCAGCACTCCTGCCCAGTACGACAGATCCAACAGCTGCTCAGACAGCATTTGCAGCAGCAGTGATGGCATGGACGTCAGATTCCACTCCGTCAGTTCTATGGGCTCGAGCtttgaggatgaggaggacacAGGAAAGCCAGAAAGCGATTCAGAATCTGACAGCGCACACAGTGGCGTGTCTGGGGAACCGCCAAGCCCTACCGATTCAGAAAGCGGCAGACTGCCAAGAATGCCACCTCGCCCACGCACCCGAGAGATCCTCAGCCGCTGCACCACCTACACCCGCAAAGCTGCCCTGGCAACCCAGTCCCAGCTATTCCCTGAAAGATTTGGCCCTAACAATTAGAGGGAGAAACCATCTGGAAGATATTAGACCAAGTGCTTACAATTTGTTATGTTGCATCTATGTTATGCTTTGGTTTACAGTCTGTTATTCCGGTCCGATACGGTGTTTATGGTTCTTTGAACTCATGGTTTGCTTGCAAGTGCAATTCCTTAAGCAGGGGTTGGGTTCTTATGCCATACATATTAGGACGgcatacattttttacagcTGATGCTAATTCTGAGTGCTCAGCTGTATGTGAACATGTCTGAAAATGGCTATGGTTAAGTGGTAAAGGGTCAAGCCAAGAGACCTCGACCTATTCATGAAAAATGCCACTTTGCCAAATTactgattaaattaatatatggTGACAATGTGACTATACCAGCAATGCTGGTACCCACAGagtaatataatttcagttAGAAATGTCTTGTAGTATTACAGGTTTTTAGTCTATACATAATTCTCCTACTTCAGTTGTTTGGCAGGTGACATATTTATCACGTtatcagaaaaaagaaacactaggTAAAATAAGGTAAATATGTTCTGCTATAGTGAAGGTCATTTTATAACAtgaatcatttttcatcttctacTAAGAAAATTGTAGATTCGTCTTGACTCTTATTaactttgtattttttatatattgtacttttcatgtactgtattgtactgtatatgatCAAACATTGTATTCCATAGTGGAGATTTATCATGGTAAAAGTGTTTGTACTGCCTgtgtgaacaaaataaatattgtttacttcTTACAActtgtttcttattttaaccAAATTCAGAATGCTGATAAAACTGGACTCAGTTAAAGTGTTGTCTTTTTGAGTATTAATGTATGACTGGGCAAAAAGTTACATATGTCAGCTTCTGTAAGGAGATTACCAGTAAACgtgaaaaatgctgttttttccccctcagttaTTTTAGGATTAGAATTTCCTGCTTCTTATTAAAGatttatgtatgtagtgtgtgaaCTATGTTGTGACTGTTCCTGCTCTCAGTTCTGTCTCTTATAATGTACACTGTGCATCCTCCCTCCTCATGCTGTAAGGGCCAgtctgatagatagatagatagatagatagatagatagatagatagatagata
Proteins encoded in this window:
- the LOC118242431 gene encoding NADPH oxidase organizer 1-like isoform X1, whose product is MADRFPIDVRINGIMYKEKTKMYMTSVLWSDQTEVTVCRSLQDFKEFHKRLKKQFAVENQRERVLPRFRGQMLRMNFQKSPAMHVRRGRALEKYCTELLNCDPSISGAADVIQFFLPKEQELQPEFVQNSVMIFQPEAVPNGLASRKLSSGNVTQPYVTQTYRCVAPYETKDTNNRPFNVAVNETLDVLIKDQAGWWLVENESKCLAWFPAPFLEICEDEEEDDELDNAAAQTPLYCAARSYTAKTRDELSVAIGTILEVLQKSDNGWWLARYNGKTGYVPSMHLRPYTDPMSGLQKKLYCCTLNQTPTATLEGVPERECSTPAQYDRSNSCSDSICSSSDGMDVRFHSVSSMGSSFEDEEDTGKPESDSESDSAHSGVSGEPPSPTDSESGRLPRMPPRPRTREILSRCTTYTRKAALATQSQLFPERFGPNN
- the LOC118242431 gene encoding NADPH oxidase organizer 1-like isoform X2 translates to MGCQYRSPADAKEGVALYQMYMTSVLWSDQTEVTVCRSLQDFKEFHKRLKKQFAVENQRERVLPRFRGQMLRMNFQKSPAMHVRRGRALEKYCTELLNCDPSISGAADVIQFFLPKEQELQPEFVQNSVMIFQPEAVPNGLASRKLSSGNVTQPYVTQTYRCVAPYETKDTNNRPFNVAVNETLDVLIKDQAGWWLVENESKCLAWFPAPFLEICEDEEEDDELDNAAAQTPLYCAARSYTAKTRDELSVAIGTILEVLQKSDNGWWLARYNGKTGYVPSMHLRPYTDPMSGLQKKLYCCTLNQTPTATLEGVPERECSTPAQYDRSNSCSDSICSSSDGMDVRFHSVSSMGSSFEDEEDTGKPESDSESDSAHSGVSGEPPSPTDSESGRLPRMPPRPRTREILSRCTTYTRKAALATQSQLFPERFGPNN